Part of the Nicotiana sylvestris chromosome 5, ASM39365v2, whole genome shotgun sequence genome is shown below.
aagaccaccaTCCAATTTTGACCGTAAGCCACCCATACAGTATACCACTATTGCTGAATCCATcaaccagttgtatgaaaggttgaaagctgctggttatgtcacccatatTCTTGACGTGGCACtagagaatccatcccaatggcTCAACCTAAACAAAACCTGTACATACCATTCCAGTATGAAAGGGCACATCATTGATGAGTGTCGAACAACGAAAGACAAAATCCAGacgctgattgacaacaaggttataTAGGCAAAAGAAGTTGCACCCAATATCCGCAACAATCCTCTTCCAGACCATAGGGATGgcgggatacatgtgatagagatggatgaagaatgagatcctgaggggtcaatcgggcttattcgagaaggcgatgaatTTAAACTTGCACTCACACTTACTCTTATtgtagtacagactcagtcaccgaTCGAAGTTGagataactgcatcagttccatttgaggtagaggtagctccacctgtgGCCACCCatgttccatttgaagtggaagtggccaTACCTTTTacggtgacagtatcaaccacacctcctttcaattcaaaagcaataccttgggattacgttgctgaagctaggcgaaaaggataggcaaagatggaggaatcTGATACTGCACAAGGAATGATTAGGACCAGAAAGATCTACatacctgaacacttgggaggaccaagtaaggatgccattACCAAGCAGCCTATCATTGAAATAGGACCGGATGActtttggaggaaagtacaggcaagggAGTATTCCACCGTTGATCATTTAAACAAAACCCCAACTCAGATATCCGTGTTGTGACTGTTGCAAAATTTAGAggtgcacaagaatgctttgatgaaggtgttgagtgaagcttacatgaccaacaatatcacatgtagagagatggccaatatggtagggcaggtactggaaagtcataaaataatcttccacCAAGATGAGCTACTGCCTGAATggttgaatcacaaccgagcattgtatatcatagtgcaatttgaagacaaattcatttctAGGGTCTTGATttatggaggttcaagcctcaatatttgtatattggatactctgaaaagattgggcaaaggttttcatgaaatatggGTAGGGAGCATGAACGTCAAAGCCTTCAATGGGTCTCAAAAGGCCACGATTGGGGATATTAATCGTTGtctacagatggggccaactttgTTCGATATTGAATTTTAGGTGCTCGACATAtcagcctcatacaatcttctataggccgaccatggatacatgtcgctagggttgtggcttccacactacatcaagcagtgaaattcaaatggaaccatcaggaggtgatcattcacggagatgggagtaaccccatttacaccagtcaagcCATCCCGGTTACTGGAAATAGAAGAAggttaggaggggaaacctatcatcacatcgaacgtatcaatgccattgagaaagactaatggtggagtagcaaaatagaaagcatactggcatggtcggagtatgaacccgacaaagggcttgggaagaatctccagggtattactAAACCGATACAGATGAAGTGTCATAGTACTACcttcgggctcggataccagtatacatggcaagagtataatgattggtcgcctccatggcatggactgtattaccctcttgagaaaccagtgccacatctagatcaagcttttcaccaagctaaTACGATATGGGAAACTGCAGAAGAAGAAACATTAGATGGGCTGAGGAATATGTTCTTGGAGGATGGAGAAATGGATTGCAGTGCAATAAtcgaggagggggaggaagaagGTACACTATTCAGACTGTAGAGAAGGGATCTGTGCTCAGAAACTAGACTGCCACACTATCctgggcccgccgagtccctgggtatcttggcagattttatttatatagccattctaggcatttaagatttttagtaattttgtttCAAGACTTACTCATttcaaataaatgctcgattcatcgagccataATTGTTTGGATGTTTCAGTTgtaatcaaatgcattgctctttattattcattaatATCTTCCAcctttttttctttctacagtgttattattacttttcctgatgaattggtgactatgacatgtaatgaggcaatgcaacatgaggatagtgattcggatgaagaagatgagatacctgaggaagttatcagggaagttgaaaactttgagaataagcctaagtccaacctggatgaaaccaaagcagtaaatttgggggacgccgagaccgtcaaagagacgcgcatcagcattcacttatcaccgacagagaaagaggagtacattcatttcttaaaggaatatgaggacatttttgcatggtcatatgatgacatgaccagtttgagcatgtccatagtggctcacaagttgtctaccaatcccatgtgtccgccggtgaagcagaaactcaaaaaattcaaaccagatatgagcctaacAGTGTACCAGtgtacccaacttggttagccaacagtgtgccagttctgaagaaagatgggaaggttagagtatgtgttgactattgagacttaaacagagcaagtcctaaggacgactttccactgccaaatatacacatcctaattggcaattgcaccaagcatgaactccagtcctttgtagattgcttcacaggttatcaccagatctgtatggatgaagaagatgcagagaaaaccgCTTTTATTACACCATTGGGGatatactgttacaaaatgatgccctCCATATCTAAAAAATgccggggctacttacatgagggccatgacgacCATCTTCAACGATATgctacacaaagaaatagaggtgtatgtagatgatgtcattatcaaatccaggagggtcgcagatcacatagcggacttgagaaagttcttcgacAGGTTAAAGAgctacaacttgaagctgaaccctgcaaagtgtgcattcggggttcccgcaagaAAGCTactaggattcattgtcagtcaccGGGGGATCGAGCTGGACCCGTCTAAAGTTAAGGccattcaggagttaccaccacctaggagcaaaaaggatgtaatgtgcttcctaggacatctcaactatatcagtcgcttcatagcgcGGTCCACactcatatgtgaacccatcttcaagatgctgaggaaagatgccgaaacaagctggatcgaggattgtcagaaggctttCGATAAAATTAAGGAGTACCTGTACACACCACCGGTCTTGGTCCCGTCAGACCGGGACAACCTATGCTACTCTATttatctgtattggatggagcctttggatgtgttttgggacaggATAATAAGACAgggagaaaagagcaagccatatattacttgagtaagaagttcacaccttacgaagcgtggtactctctgctggaacgcacttgctgtgctttgacctggatggcccagaagttgaggcattacttttgtgcctataccacatacctcatattcaggatggaccctctgaagtacatatttcagaaacccatgccaactaGGAAGCTAGCCAAGTGGTAGATACTGTTGAGtaagttcgatatcgtctacgtaactcaaaaagcAGTCAAAGAGCAAGCATTGGCAGATTATCTTATTGAAAGTCCgctgggaggagaatacgaacccttgaaaatgtattttcctgatgacgaggtgtcattcataggagatgaCATTACAGAAGCATACgacgtttggaagatgttcttcgacggagctgcaaattttaaaggagtgggcattggagaaGTTTTGTTATCAGAAATAGGTCAATATTatctggtatctgctaaactcagatttccctgcatcaacaacatggcagagtatgaatcctgcatactaggactcaacatggcaatcgacatgaatgttcaggagttgctagtaatCGGTGATTCAAATTTGCCTGTGCACCAGGtataaggagagtgggccaccaagaattccaagatattaccATATCTGCACCATATACAGGAATTGAAAAAGAGGTTCCCGAAGATAGAATTCTGGCATGTGCCCATAATTCAGAATGCATTTGTCGATGcgttggccaccttgtcatccgtgatacaacatccggacaagaatttcattgatcccatcccagtgagGATTCATAATCAGCCGGCGTATTGTGCCATGTTGAAGAGGAAATAGATGGAAAgacttggttccatgacatcaaggaatatttggcgaaaggagaatatccggagcatgcaaaccacactcagaaatgcacattccggagattgtccaatcacttcttccattgTGGAGgtaacttgtacagaagaactcctgatttgggattgctaagatgtgtcgacgcaaaagaagattctaagctacttgaggatataCATGCTAGGACCTGcggcccgcatatgaatggttttgtcttgaccaagaagatacttagggccggttacttttggatgaccatggagacagattacgttcagtatgtccacaaatgctaccaatgtcaagtgcacgccgatatgataaaagtgccaccaaataaggtcaatgcaacaagctcaccttggccattcgccgcctggggaatggatgtcatcggtctgaTTGATCCCActacttcaaacgggcacaggtttattctggtagccattgattacttcataaaatgggaagaggctgcatcttacaaagttgtaaccaagaaagtcatcgcaaactttgtcaaagatcgtattatTTTCCGATtcagagttcccgagtccattgttactgataatgctgccaatcttaacagtgatctgatgaaagccatgtgtgagactttcaaaatcaagcacaaaaattccacagcctatagaccttacatgaatggagtcgtagaagctgccaacaaaaacatcaagaagatactaaggaagatggtagaaaaccacaagcaatggcacgagaagctaacCTTcactttgttgggataccgcactacagttcgcacatcaaccggggcaactccatacatgctagtttatggtaccaAAATTGTCATCCCAactgaggtagagattccttctttaagaaccatacaagaagctgaacttAGCGAtgcaatggataaggagccgctacgaacaattggcccttatataTGGggaaagaatgaatgcagtatgtcatgaTCATCTTTACCAGAATAGAATGttcagagctttcaacaaaagggtcaaacaaAGATAATTTGCACTAGgacagctggtgctgaagaagatcttcccacaccaagatgaagccaaagggaaattctctcccaactggcaaagtccttacatggttcacagggtgctaacaggaggagcactcacacttgcagaaatggatggagaaatctggccaaaaccaatcaattcagacgtagtcacgagatactatgcttagactatttacatttccgcatctgaactatgcttgacctaattcccgtttaagaggggatatgtaggtagccatGTGGGatcagtcatatcataataaaatttccatttttccccaagatcagaaactggggcagaattttgaggaggatcctcaaaattctagAGCAAGTATAGCTGACGCCATCGcatgccagaaagtcagaaattggttaagaacctggggcagaattttgagaacccttctcaaaaTTCCGAGGAAGGGTCGACAAGTCTCGTTACTCGCAAATGGCCAAAGGATCATCCACCAAACTGggatagaattttgaggaggaccctcaaaattctaacatgaggCCAAAGGATCATCCACCAATCTCGTTGAACGCATGCACATCTGATATAGCGATAGCATCTGAAAATATATACACGTAACAAGATCACTATCAATCGTCCATCAGACTCCGAATATATCTCCATCTAagaaatatactactcttatttgctactcgctctttgcatgggactaagccctgtcccgcatacttgcatgaggctaatcattgcctccatatctacgcgaggctaatccttgcctccccatctgcacgaggctaatcgttgcctccatatctgcacgaggctaatcccagcctccatatctgcatgaggctaatcccagcctccatatctgcatgaggctaatcccaggctccatatctgcacgaggctaatccttgcctccatatctgcatgaggctaatacttgtcTCCATATCTGCacgaggataatccttgcctccatatctgtacgaggctaatccctgcctccatatctgcacgaggctaatccttacatccatatctgcatgaggctaatctctgcctccatatctacatgaggctaatccctgcctccatactcgcatgaggctaatccctgcctccatacctgcatgaggctattccctgcctccagatttgcatgaggctaatccttcccTCCAtgcctgcatgaggctaatccctgcctccataatctgcatgaggctaatccatgcctccaatttgcatgaggctaatccctgcctccatatttgcatgaggttaatccctgcctccacatttgcatagggttaatcctttcctccacattcgcatgggattaagcattgtccctccttgcatgAATATCGCTCTATTCtggtactatctatttgcttttctaTCGGGCTAaactctgccctccatttcacaagactaaacCTTATCATGTTAAcgtcatattattgcatctcatgggctgaaatattgccaatatatccaaaggcatcatagtctaaaaggcatcatcttcatagccggaagacaccatgccatggcctgaggatctctcaagtttgcatatcattattcaaaagcgtcatggttcggaggcaccatcttcatggcccgagaacatcatttcatggcctacgaatccctcactgaacaattcatggcccaggatatcatggtctaaggacgtcatcctcaaTCGTTCGAAGATAATTTTCATGGTCCGAAGGGAAtctacatcatgtttaaattttcgtacAAATACATATTTGTAGCATATCTTTACATGCAGGTGACCAGTAAGAAactgctatcctagcaggagcgacctcgctccagttccttcaactatctcaaacctGGACCATTCACCATAACCACGCTTGCATCCATTCCGAAATCTCATGTCCGTTCTTGTAATGACTTCGGTATATTCTGTCAAtaaatccagaactacacatggactGATTcttataaaaccagggatatgtaggcagttgAAAGACCAGAGTTTgacctctatctttcaaaacatccgattcggtcaaaattggccatcatttctttacccgaaaactctttcatcctttccaggtaaagaggggcagttgttgatacccatttgtccccaaaatattttcaaaactatgccttggcatcaattagtatttttcacacaatttctgcatttttaaaatatttttattaatttatcccagtattttatttataaaacagtCATTGATTGCATAacaaatattttttataataatttcttggcttaattttatcatttgtaaGTGTCTTAAGTTtaaattattgcacaaatagccaaatttatatttttaggatgcAATTGTAATTACTTTGAAATTATAGCCTATGtgtgcattattacattattttaccagaaaatagccttttatatttttaaaatattaagtaattattttaaatattttcaggcatgaaaatcattttttataaacaatttgttttttaaaaaaaacaattatgggtatttaacaaatggccctcttatttttggattttgcttAATTACCTAGCCCAATTTCAACCTCAATTCAATTAAACCAGGCCCAAAATCTACCTAGCCCAAACCCCTTATCTACCCGACTCAGTTCTTGGTAAATTCTGGCCGTTAACGGTCCAGATCTCCCCTTACCTAAATTAAACCCTAATGACCTCCCCCCAAAcctctcattttcctcttctcTCACCGCCGTCATCTGTACCTCTCCTCCTCTCAAAATGCTCTCAAATCCTAACCCTAACTCACCCTCATCGCCACTCATCTGATGCCGCTCATGGTGGTTTCTCACCATCATCAGGTCTCTAATGGCCTCTCCTATACTGGTATCGCCATCTCTAACGTCCTTGAGGGACCATGGTCAGTCCGCTTACACCTATGGCCCTTTCTTGCATGTTTCAGGTTGTTCCGGTTCAATttcgagtaagatcttcctatttCGCCTTAAATTTATGGATTTCTAAGCCTACTTCTTCATCTCTGTGTTGTttttctcgaaaccctaatttcatcCTTCGAACTTCCCAGA
Proteins encoded:
- the LOC138868368 gene encoding uncharacterized protein codes for the protein MDVIGLIDPTTSNGHRFILVAIDYFIKWEEAASYKVVTKKVIANFVKDRIIFRFRVPESIVTDNAANLNSDLMKAMFRTSTGATPYMLVYGTKIVIPTEVEIPSLRTIQEAELSDAMDKEPLRTIGPYIWGKNECSMS